The genome window TTTATAGCTGAAATTAATTACTGAATCATTTTATTTTTTTTCAAATATTAGCCAAAATCAGACTTTTGTTAATGAGTTTAATAGTGTTAAATTTTGATTTTTTTCCCGCTTTAACCATTTTGATATTTTTTCTTTTGTCAGACTATCCTATATTTATAAAAAAAATGCGAGAGTGACGTTGTATTAACTTAAGGAAGGATAATGGGAAAGTCAAGAAAAGAGTTTAGCTATGAAGAGCTTCTTAAAAAAGTTAAGGAGCAGGAACTGCTGATAAAAGCGTTACATGATGAGAAGGAGGATAAAATCAATTTTGAGTATTTTATAAAAAATTCTCCTGATTTAGCCTGCATTGTAGGTGCTAATGCTTATTTTAAAATGGTTAATGACTCTTTTGTTAATGTGCTTGGATATTCAAAAGAAGAATTATTATCTAAACCATTTTTTGAATTTATTCATCCTGATGATCTGGAAAAGACTTCATCAGTATTCACTTTGTTACCCAAAAATTCTCCAGTAGTTGATTTTGAAAACAGATATATAAAAAAAAATGGTGAAATCGTTATTCTGCAGTGGAAATCCAATTTAAATTATTCCAATAACTTAGTATATTCGATTGCCAGGGACATTACTGATATTAGAAAAACACAGGAAAAACTGTTATCCAGTGAAAAATCATTAAACGAAGCTCAAAAAATTGCAAAAATCGGAAGCTGGGATTTTAATTTAATAACTCAGGAATTGAATTGGTCCAACGAATTGTATAAAATTTTTGAATTTGAAAAAATCCAAAATGATACTGAGCTTTACGGGAAATACTTGTCCTGTTTTTTGCCAAAAGATGCAGAAATATTAAGGCTGAATATTAATAAAACCATTGCAGGCAGTGAACCGTATGAAATGGAACATCAGATTATACTGCCAAACAAAAAAATAAAATGGGTATACTGCACTGGAGTTTCGGTAACTGACAGTAATGGCAATGTAGTTGCTCTGAAAGGTGTTGTTCAGGATATTACTCAAAAAAAAGAAATAGCCGATACCATTAAAGCAAAAGAAAAAGCAGAAGCCTCTAATAAAGCAAAGTCTGATTTTCTTGCAAACATGAGCCATGAAATACGCACACCTCTCAATGGAATTATAGGTTTTACCGATTTACTGCTTAAAACAAAATTTGATAAAGACCAGTTAGAATATCTTTCTACAGTAAATGAATCAGCAAATACATTGATGGAAATCATCAATAATATTCTTGATTTTTCTAAAATTGAATCGGGTAAGCTGGAATTGATTTCTGAAGAAATTGATATCTACGAATTATCAAATCAAATAATAAATTTATTCAAATATGAAGCCAATCATAAAAAAATTGATTTGGTACTCCATATTGATCATGCTGTTCCGCAGTTTATAAAAGGAGATTCTTTCCGGCTGAAACAGATATTAGTGAATTTGCTGAGTAATGCAATGAAATTTACTTTTTCGGGGCATATAAAGCTTAAGATTGAACAAGCTGATGCAGATGAAATTGTCTCCAATATTAAATTTTCGGTAATCGATACAGGAATTGGTATAAAGACTCAAAATCAAAAGAAAATTTTTCAGTCATTTATTCAGGCAGATAATACCACTACAAGAAAATACGGCGGAACCGGTTTGGGTCTGGCTATTTCAAGCCAGCTTTTGAAATTAAAAAAGAGTAAACTAAAACTGACTAGCTCATTTGGAGTTGGCAGTGAATTCTTTTTTATTATTCCTTTTGAAAAAATTAATGAAAAAGAAAACAGTCCTTTGATTCCAATGAATTTTAAAGAAAAAAAATCTTCAGAGATTTCTAATTCTCTCGATAATTATAAAATATTAATTGCCGAAGACAATAAAATAAATATGCTTTTGGCCAAAACATTAGTCAAAAAAATTATTGGCAGCTGTACTGTAATTGAAGCCGCAAATGGTTATGATGCAGTAGTCCTTTCTGAAATGGAACTGCCAGACCTTATTTTGATGGATATTCAGATGCCGATTCAAAATGGTTATGACGCTACTACGGCCATTCGGAAATCGAAAACGGTTATGCATATTCCTGTTATAGCTTTGACCGCAGGAGTTTTAAACGGCGAGAAGGATAAATGCATCAGCCACGGAATGTCAGATTACATCACAAAACCAATAGTTCATGCTGATTTAGAAAAAGTACTGCATAAATGGCTGAAAAAGTAAGGACAGACAGCTTTTTTTTATTGGTCTCAAATAGAGTTTAAAACTATGCACTTTCAGGGCATCTCGCTTTAGCTTCCAAAAAAGTTTTTGCCACAGATTCACAGATTTTAAAATCATTTTTTATCTGTGAATCTGTGGCAAAATTTCATCAATTTTCGCAATCCAACTTTGCACTTTCAGTCTGCCTAAGCAAATCTATGGACTTTCAGGCCATAGTGGTTTAGTCTATTTTTTATTTTTTTTGACAAATTATGTTCTCAATTATTTGTGAGTTAGTGCGTTGTGTCAAATAATTTTTATACCTTTAATTTCATATTTTCCCCAAAACTTCAATCAATTATTTCTAATTAGCATTTTGTTATAAACTGTGCATACTGTTTAAATGCTGTCTCTAAATATTATTATCTATTTGAAAAAAAAGCGATTCCTTATATGATTTTTTAACTAATACATTTTGCAGATATGAAAGAAAAATTACCATCTGTTGAAGAATTGTTACAAAAAATAAAAAAGCAGGAAAATACCATTTCGCTATTGCAAAAGAAGATTGATTCTATTGCTAATTATGAGTTTTTTACCAGAGAAACTTCAGATTTTATTTGTGTTTCAGATTTAAACAGAAATCTGAAAGATTTTAACCTAGTATTCATTAATAAATTAGGTTACTCCAAAAGAGAATTATTACTGAAGAGTTTTCTCAATTACATTCATCCGGATGATATACCCAAAGTAGAGTTTTCTGCACAAGAACTTTTAAGCGGAAAAAAGTCTGTTATTTCTGAAAACAGAATCATTACAAAAAGCG of Flavobacterium marginilacus contains these proteins:
- a CDS encoding PAS domain-containing protein, giving the protein MGKSRKEFSYEELLKKVKEQELLIKALHDEKEDKINFEYFIKNSPDLACIVGANAYFKMVNDSFVNVLGYSKEELLSKPFFEFIHPDDLEKTSSVFTLLPKNSPVVDFENRYIKKNGEIVILQWKSNLNYSNNLVYSIARDITDIRKTQEKLLSSEKSLNEAQKIAKIGSWDFNLITQELNWSNELYKIFEFEKIQNDTELYGKYLSCFLPKDAEILRLNINKTIAGSEPYEMEHQIILPNKKIKWVYCTGVSVTDSNGNVVALKGVVQDITQKKEIADTIKAKEKAEASNKAKSDFLANMSHEIRTPLNGIIGFTDLLLKTKFDKDQLEYLSTVNESANTLMEIINNILDFSKIESGKLELISEEIDIYELSNQIINLFKYEANHKKIDLVLHIDHAVPQFIKGDSFRLKQILVNLLSNAMKFTFSGHIKLKIEQADADEIVSNIKFSVIDTGIGIKTQNQKKIFQSFIQADNTTTRKYGGTGLGLAISSQLLKLKKSKLKLTSSFGVGSEFFFIIPFEKINEKENSPLIPMNFKEKKSSEISNSLDNYKILIAEDNKINMLLAKTLVKKIIGSCTVIEAANGYDAVVLSEMELPDLILMDIQMPIQNGYDATTAIRKSKTVMHIPVIALTAGVLNGEKDKCISHGMSDYITKPIVHADLEKVLHKWLKK